From the genome of Pantoea alfalfae, one region includes:
- the rlmKL gene encoding bifunctional 23S rRNA (guanine(2069)-N(7))-methyltransferase RlmK/23S rRNA (guanine(2445)-N(2))-methyltransferase RlmL yields the protein MNSLFASTARGLEELLKSELDALGAQDLQVVQGGVHYEADDRAMYQSLMWSRLASRILLPLGEFGVYSDLDLYLGVQSVDWPSMFGSDKTFVVHFSGTNDAIRNSQFGALKVKDAIVDSFTRQNLERPDVDREQADIRVNVWLNDDRASIALDLSGTSLHQRGYRQQTGQAPLKETLAAAIVLRSGWEPTTPLIDPMCGSGTLLIEAALIASDRAPGLLRKHWGFTAWNKFDAALWQDVKTEAQNRARAGTAATQARFFGYDNNGRVLEWAQANARRAGVFELFTFAQQDLLQLTNPLEPAVHGTVLSNPPYGERLESEPALIALHSQLGRLMKQHFGGWNLSLFSASPELLSCLQLRADRQFKAKNGPLDCVQKNYQLAVNSHESAGQIAEDYANRLRKNVKKLEKWARQEGIECYRIYDADLPDYNVAVDRYGDWVIIQEYAPPKTIDPNKARQRLFDVISATLSVLQLPADRLIMKTRERQKGKAQYQKLSEKGDYFDVKEFNARFWVNLTDYLDTGLFLDHRIARKMLGQMSQGKDFLNLFAYTGTASVHAGLGGARSTTTVDMSRTYLEWAERNLRLNGLTGRQHRLMQADCLSWLNESDENFDLIFIDPPTFSNSKRMEESFDVQRDHMMLMRNLKRLLRRGGTIMFSNNKRGFKMDMDGLKALGLQAQDITQKTQSQDFARNRQIHNCWLITHAGKE from the coding sequence ATGAATTCTCTGTTTGCCAGCACGGCGCGTGGGCTCGAAGAGCTGTTAAAAAGTGAGCTGGACGCGCTGGGTGCGCAGGATTTGCAAGTGGTGCAGGGAGGCGTTCACTACGAAGCCGACGATCGCGCCATGTACCAAAGCCTGATGTGGAGTCGTTTAGCATCACGCATCCTGTTGCCGCTGGGAGAGTTCGGCGTCTACAGCGATCTCGATCTCTATCTGGGTGTACAGAGCGTGGACTGGCCGTCGATGTTCGGCAGCGACAAAACCTTTGTTGTGCATTTCAGCGGCACCAACGACGCGATTCGTAACAGCCAGTTCGGTGCGCTAAAAGTTAAAGATGCCATCGTAGACAGCTTTACCCGTCAGAATCTCGAGCGGCCTGATGTCGATCGTGAGCAGGCGGATATTCGTGTCAACGTCTGGCTGAATGACGACCGCGCCAGCATTGCGCTGGATCTCAGCGGCACCTCGCTGCATCAGCGCGGTTATCGCCAGCAGACCGGTCAGGCACCGTTAAAAGAGACGCTGGCGGCGGCTATCGTGCTGCGTTCAGGCTGGGAGCCGACCACGCCGCTGATCGACCCGATGTGCGGTTCGGGTACGCTGCTGATTGAAGCGGCGCTGATCGCCAGCGATCGGGCTCCGGGCCTGTTACGTAAGCACTGGGGCTTCACTGCCTGGAACAAGTTTGATGCTGCGCTGTGGCAGGACGTGAAAACCGAGGCGCAGAACCGTGCCCGCGCGGGCACAGCCGCGACTCAGGCGCGCTTCTTTGGCTACGATAACAATGGCCGGGTGCTGGAGTGGGCGCAGGCGAATGCCCGTCGTGCTGGCGTCTTTGAACTCTTTACATTTGCGCAGCAGGACCTGCTGCAACTGACCAATCCGCTCGAACCGGCGGTTCACGGTACGGTGCTGAGTAACCCGCCGTACGGTGAACGTCTGGAGAGCGAACCGGCGCTGATTGCGCTGCACAGCCAGCTCGGACGTCTGATGAAGCAGCATTTTGGCGGCTGGAACCTGTCGCTGTTCAGCGCCTCGCCTGAACTGCTGAGCTGCCTGCAACTGCGAGCCGATCGCCAGTTCAAAGCGAAGAACGGTCCGCTGGATTGCGTGCAGAAAAACTATCAGCTGGCGGTTAACAGCCATGAAAGCGCCGGGCAGATTGCGGAAGATTACGCAAACCGTCTGCGTAAAAATGTGAAGAAGCTGGAGAAGTGGGCGCGTCAGGAAGGCATTGAATGCTACCGCATTTATGACGCCGATCTGCCAGACTACAACGTTGCTGTCGATCGCTATGGCGACTGGGTCATTATTCAGGAATACGCGCCACCGAAAACCATCGATCCGAATAAAGCGCGTCAGCGCCTGTTCGATGTCATCAGCGCGACACTGAGCGTACTGCAGCTGCCTGCTGACCGTCTGATTATGAAAACGCGTGAGCGCCAGAAAGGTAAAGCGCAGTATCAGAAGCTCAGCGAGAAAGGCGACTATTTCGACGTTAAAGAGTTTAATGCGCGTTTCTGGGTGAACCTGACCGACTATCTCGATACCGGCCTGTTCCTCGATCACCGCATTGCCCGTAAAATGCTCGGCCAGATGAGTCAGGGTAAAGATTTCCTGAACCTGTTTGCCTACACCGGCACCGCCAGTGTGCATGCCGGCCTGGGTGGGGCGCGTTCAACTACCACGGTAGATATGTCGCGTACCTATCTGGAGTGGGCGGAGCGCAACCTGCGTCTTAACGGACTAACCGGACGTCAGCACCGCCTGATGCAGGCGGATTGCCTGAGCTGGCTGAATGAGAGTGACGAGAATTTTGACCTGATCTTTATCGATCCGCCAACCTTCTCTAACTCAAAACGTATGGAAGAGAGCTTCGACGTTCAGCGCGATCATATGATGCTGATGCGTAACCTGAAACGCCTGCTGCGTCGCGGTGGCACCATCATGTTCTCCAATAACAAACGTGGTTTCAAAATGGACATGGATGGTCTGAAAGCACTGGGCCTGCAGGCGCAGGATATTACCCAGAAAACGCAGTCGCAGGACTTCGCGCGTAACCGTCAGATTCACAACTGCTGGCTGATCACTCATGCCGGTAAGGAATAA
- a CDS encoding YcbX family protein: protein MITLSRLFIHPVKSMRGLALSHALVTDSGLAFDRLFMVTEPDGTFITARQHPEMVRFTPALLPNGLLLAAPDGSQTLIRFSDFSEQGHPTEVWGNHFTARIAPEAVNQWLSQFFPRDVQLRWVGPQPTRRVKKFDHIPLSFADGFPFLLINNASLHDLQQRCPASVRAEQFRPNLIVSGAAAWDEDSWAEIQIGDVIFEAPKPCSRCVLTTVSTETGLKHPTGHPLATLQTFRTAQDGSGDIDFGLNLVARNSGVVRTGDEMIVLKRHAPRIYGAGEVVETLKPQQQTPDAVTITFQGQTFTGDNQQVLLDQLEMQGFRIPYSCRAGLCGSCKLSLVAGEVKALKQSALRQDGTLLSCSCIPAGDIEVK from the coding sequence ATGATCACGCTTTCCCGCTTATTTATTCATCCTGTGAAGTCAATGCGGGGATTAGCGTTGTCACATGCGCTGGTCACTGACAGCGGGCTGGCGTTTGATCGTCTGTTTATGGTGACCGAACCTGATGGCACCTTTATTACTGCACGCCAGCACCCGGAGATGGTGCGCTTTACACCGGCGCTCCTGCCGAATGGCCTGCTGCTGGCTGCGCCGGATGGCAGCCAGACCCTGATCCGCTTCAGCGATTTTAGTGAGCAGGGTCATCCCACCGAAGTCTGGGGCAACCACTTCACTGCGCGCATTGCGCCCGAAGCAGTTAATCAGTGGCTGAGCCAGTTCTTCCCGCGTGACGTTCAACTGCGCTGGGTCGGGCCGCAACCGACTCGCCGGGTCAAAAAGTTTGATCATATTCCGCTGAGCTTTGCCGATGGCTTTCCGTTTTTGCTGATCAACAATGCTTCGCTGCACGATCTGCAACAGCGCTGCCCGGCCAGCGTGCGTGCCGAACAGTTTCGCCCGAATCTGATCGTCAGCGGTGCGGCCGCCTGGGATGAGGATAGCTGGGCAGAGATTCAGATTGGCGACGTCATCTTTGAGGCTCCCAAGCCCTGCAGTCGCTGTGTACTTACTACGGTCAGCACCGAGACCGGACTTAAGCATCCCACCGGTCATCCGCTGGCGACACTGCAGACTTTCCGCACCGCTCAGGATGGCAGTGGCGACATCGATTTCGGTCTGAACTTAGTGGCGCGGAACAGTGGTGTGGTGCGTACGGGTGATGAAATGATCGTCCTGAAACGTCATGCGCCCCGCATCTATGGTGCCGGCGAAGTGGTCGAAACGCTGAAACCACAGCAGCAGACGCCGGATGCCGTGACCATCACGTTTCAGGGTCAGACCTTCACCGGGGATAATCAGCAGGTATTACTGGATCAGCTGGAGATGCAGGGCTTTCGCATCCCTTACTCCTGTCGGGCAGGTCTGTGTGGTAGCTGCAAGCTGAGTCTGGTAGCCGGTGAAGTAAAAGCGCTTAAACAGAGTGCCCTGCGTCAGGACGGCACCCTCTTAAGCTGCAGCTGTATTCCGGCAGGTGATATAGAAGTGAAGTAA